The following coding sequences lie in one Arabidopsis thaliana chromosome 3, partial sequence genomic window:
- the HYP1 gene encoding hypothetical protein 1 translates to MGTEFEEFFDLPKKSMDNFSISNVNDGSNKLWIHFCAIYIFTAVVCSLLYYEHKYILTKRIAHLYSSKPQPQEFTVLVSGVPLVSGNSISETVENFFREYHSSSYLSHIVVHRTDKLKVLMNDAEKLYKKLTRVKSGSISRQKSRWGGFLGMFGNNVDVVDHYQKKLDKLEDDMRLKQSLLAGEEVPAAFVSFRTRHGAAIATNIQQGIDPTQWLTEAAPEPEDVHWPFFTASFVRRWISNVVVLVAFVALLILYIVPVVLVQGLANLHQLETWFPFLKGILNMKIVSQVITGYLPSLIFQLFLLIVPPIMLLLSSMQGFISHSQIEKSACIKLLIFTVWNSFFANVLSGSALYRVNVFLEPKTIPRVLAAAVPAQASFFVSYVVTSGWTGLSSEILRLVPLLWSFITKLFGKEDDKEFEVPSTPFCQEIPRILFFGLLGITYFFLSPLILPFLLVYYCLGYIIYRNQLLNVYAAKYETGGKFWPIVHSYTIFSLVLMHIIAVGLFGLKELPVASSLTIPLPVLTVLFSIYCQRRFLPNFKSYPTQCLVNKDKADEREQNMSEFYSELVVAYRDPALSASQDSRDISP, encoded by the exons ATGGGAACAGAGTTTGAAGAGTTTTTCGACCTCCCAAAGAAGTCTATGGATAACTTCAGTATCTCTAATGTTAACGATGGATCAAATAA GCTGTGGATCCACTTTTGCGCAATATACATCTTCACGGCGGTTGTTTGTTCTCTACTTTACTAT GAGCACAAGTACATTTTAACAAAGCGGATTGCTCATCTTTATTCATCCAAGCCTCAGCCACAAGAATTTACAGTTCTGGTCAGTGGCGTCCCTCTTGTATCCGGGAACAGTATTAGTGAGACAGTAGAAAACTTTTTCAGGGAATATCATTCTTCCTCGTATCTTTCTCATATAGTTGTTCATCGGACAGACAAGTTGAAAGTTCTCATG AATGATGCTGAGAAGCTGTACAAGAAGCTTACACGAGTAAAATCCGGAAGCATATCTCGCCAAAAGTCTAGGTGGGGTGGGTTTCTAGGGATGTTTGGGAATAATGTTGATGTGGTTGACCATTACCAAAAGAAGCTTGATAAGTTAGAAGATGACATGAGATTGAAACAGTCTTTATTAGCAGGAGAG GAAGTTCCAGCtgcttttgtttcctttagGACAAGACATGGTGCTGCAATAGCAACAAACATTCAGCAAGGAATAGATCCAACACAATGGCTAACTGAGGCAGCCCCGGAGCCCGAAGATGTTCATTGGCCATTTTTCACTGCATCGTTTGTGAGAAGATGGATCTCCAATGTAGTGGTGCTTGTGGCTTTCGTAGCTCTTTTGATCCTATACATTGTCCCCGTTGTATTGGTTCAAGGTCTTGCTAATCTTCACCAGTTGGAGACTTGGTTCCCTTTTCTAAAAGGAATATTAAATAT GAAAATCGTGAGTCAAGTGATTACGGGATATCTTCCGAGTCTCATTTTCCAGCTTTTCCTTCTTATAGTACCACCCATTATGCTTCTACTTTCCTCAATGCAAGGATTCATTTCTCATAGCCAGATTGAGAAATCTGCATGTATCAAGCTTCTAATCTTTACTGTATGGAACAGTTTCTTTGCAAATGTACTGTCCGGATCTGCCCTTTATCGTGTTAATGTGTTCCTTGAACCTAAGACTATTCCTCGTGTGCTTGCTGCAGCTGTGCCAGCACAG GCATCGTTCTTTGTATCTTATGTTGTGACCTCTGGATGGACTGGTTTATCATCAGAGATCCTCCGTTTGGTTCCTCTTCTTTGGAGTTTCATAACGAAACTTTTCGGCAAGGAAGATGACAAAGAATTTGAGGTTCCTTCAACTCCTTTCTGCCAAGAAATCCCAAGGATTCTATTTTTTGGACTCCTCGGTATAACTTACTTCTTCCTTTCGCCATTGATACTGCCTTTCTTGTTGGTCTACTATTGTCTTGGATATATCATCTACCGCAACCAG CTCCTAAACGTATATGCGGCCAAGTATGAAACTGGTGGAAAGTTTTGGCCAATAGTTCACAGCTATACTATCTTCTCTTTGGTACTAATGCACATTATTGCAGTCGGATTATTCGGGCTTAAAGAGCTTCCAGTGGCATCTTCTTTAACAATTCCCCTTCCGGTTCTCACGGTCCTTTTCAGCATTTACTGCCAAAGACGGTTTTTACCAAATTTCAAATCTTATCCTACCCAG TGTCTGGTAAACAAAGATAAAGCAGACGAGAGAGAGCAAAACATGTCTGAATTCTATTCGGAACTCGTTGTTGCTTACCGAGATCCTGCACTTTCGGCATCACAGGACTCGAGAGATATCTCACCTTGA
- the HYP1 gene encoding hypothetical protein 1 (hypothetical protein 1 (HYP1); LOCATED IN: endomembrane system, membrane; EXPRESSED IN: 24 plant structures; EXPRESSED DURING: 14 growth stages; CONTAINS InterPro DOMAIN/s: Protein of unknown function DUF221 (InterPro:IPR003864); BEST Arabidopsis thaliana protein match is: Early-responsive to dehydration stress protein (ERD4) (TAIR:AT1G69450.2); Has 35333 Blast hits to 34131 proteins in 2444 species: Archae - 798; Bacteria - 22429; Metazoa - 974; Fungi - 991; Plants - 531; Viruses - 0; Other Eukaryotes - 9610 (source: NCBI BLink).), with amino-acid sequence MLLSALLTSVGINLGLCFLFFTLYSILRKQPSNVTVYGPRLVKKDGKSQQSNEFNLERLLPTAGWVKRALEPTNDEILSNLGLDALVFIRVFVFSIRVFSFASVVGIFILLPVNYMGTEFEEFFDLPKKSMDNFSISNVNDGSNKLWIHFCAIYIFTAVVCSLLYYEHKYILTKRIAHLYSSKPQPQEFTVLVSGVPLVSGNSISETVENFFREYHSSSYLSHIVVHRTDKLKVLMNDAEKLYKKLTRVKSGSISRQKSRWGGFLGMFGNNVDVVDHYQKKLDKLEDDMRLKQSLLAGEEVPAAFVSFRTRHGAAIATNIQQGIDPTQWLTEAAPEPEDVHWPFFTASFVRRWISNVVVLVAFVALLILYIVPVVLVQGLANLHQLETWFPFLKGILNMKIVSQVITGYLPSLIFQLFLLIVPPIMLLLSSMQGFISHSQIEKSACIKLLIFTVWNSFFANVLSGSALYRVNVFLEPKTIPRVLAAAVPAQASFFVSYVVTSGWTGLSSEILRLVPLLWSFITKLFGKEDDKEFEVPSTPFCQEIPRILFFGLLGITYFFLSPLILPFLLVYYCLGYIIYRNQVTEPISLLSIILC; translated from the exons ATGCTTCTGTCAGCACTTTTAACTTCAGTGGGAATCAATCTTGgcctctgttttctcttcttcactttgtATTCAATATTGAGAAAGCAGCCTAGTAATGTCACTGTATACGGTCCACGTCTTGTTAAAAAAGATGGCAAGTCTCAGCAGTCAAATGAGTTCAACCTCGAGAGGCTTTTGCCTACTGCTGGTTGGGTCAAAAGAGCATTGGAACCTACCAATGATGAAATCCTCTCCAATCTTGGCTTAGATGCTTTGGTCTTCATTCGTGTCTTTGTCTTCAG CATAAGAGTGTTTAGCTTTGCATCTGTGGTTGGGATCTTCATACTTCTTCCAGTGAATTATATGGGAACAGAGTTTGAAGAGTTTTTCGACCTCCCAAAGAAGTCTATGGATAACTTCAGTATCTCTAATGTTAACGATGGATCAAATAA GCTGTGGATCCACTTTTGCGCAATATACATCTTCACGGCGGTTGTTTGTTCTCTACTTTACTAT GAGCACAAGTACATTTTAACAAAGCGGATTGCTCATCTTTATTCATCCAAGCCTCAGCCACAAGAATTTACAGTTCTGGTCAGTGGCGTCCCTCTTGTATCCGGGAACAGTATTAGTGAGACAGTAGAAAACTTTTTCAGGGAATATCATTCTTCCTCGTATCTTTCTCATATAGTTGTTCATCGGACAGACAAGTTGAAAGTTCTCATG AATGATGCTGAGAAGCTGTACAAGAAGCTTACACGAGTAAAATCCGGAAGCATATCTCGCCAAAAGTCTAGGTGGGGTGGGTTTCTAGGGATGTTTGGGAATAATGTTGATGTGGTTGACCATTACCAAAAGAAGCTTGATAAGTTAGAAGATGACATGAGATTGAAACAGTCTTTATTAGCAGGAGAG GAAGTTCCAGCtgcttttgtttcctttagGACAAGACATGGTGCTGCAATAGCAACAAACATTCAGCAAGGAATAGATCCAACACAATGGCTAACTGAGGCAGCCCCGGAGCCCGAAGATGTTCATTGGCCATTTTTCACTGCATCGTTTGTGAGAAGATGGATCTCCAATGTAGTGGTGCTTGTGGCTTTCGTAGCTCTTTTGATCCTATACATTGTCCCCGTTGTATTGGTTCAAGGTCTTGCTAATCTTCACCAGTTGGAGACTTGGTTCCCTTTTCTAAAAGGAATATTAAATAT GAAAATCGTGAGTCAAGTGATTACGGGATATCTTCCGAGTCTCATTTTCCAGCTTTTCCTTCTTATAGTACCACCCATTATGCTTCTACTTTCCTCAATGCAAGGATTCATTTCTCATAGCCAGATTGAGAAATCTGCATGTATCAAGCTTCTAATCTTTACTGTATGGAACAGTTTCTTTGCAAATGTACTGTCCGGATCTGCCCTTTATCGTGTTAATGTGTTCCTTGAACCTAAGACTATTCCTCGTGTGCTTGCTGCAGCTGTGCCAGCACAG GCATCGTTCTTTGTATCTTATGTTGTGACCTCTGGATGGACTGGTTTATCATCAGAGATCCTCCGTTTGGTTCCTCTTCTTTGGAGTTTCATAACGAAACTTTTCGGCAAGGAAGATGACAAAGAATTTGAGGTTCCTTCAACTCCTTTCTGCCAAGAAATCCCAAGGATTCTATTTTTTGGACTCCTCGGTATAACTTACTTCTTCCTTTCGCCATTGATACTGCCTTTCTTGTTGGTCTACTATTGTCTTGGATATATCATCTACCGCAACCAGGTAACGGAACCAATCTCACTCCTAAGTATAATTCTCTGTTGA
- the HYP1 gene encoding hypothetical protein 1 has translation MYFGKFVSCFLFDPDQKTLCRLILGLSVPYHHNSWQASLGLSEFGVMLLSALLTSVGINLGLCFLFFTLYSILRKQPSNVTVYGPRLVKKDGKSQQSNEFNLERLLPTAGWVKRALEPTNDEILSNLGLDALVFIRVFVFSIRVFSFASVVGIFILLPVNYMGTEFEEFFDLPKKSMDNFSISNVNDGSNKLWIHFCAIYIFTAVVCSLLYYEHKYILTKRIAHLYSSKPQPQEFTVLVSGVPLVSGNSISETVENFFREYHSSSYLSHIVVHRTDKLKVLMNDAEKLYKKLTRVKSGSISRQKSRWGGFLGMFGNNVDVVDHYQKKLDKLEDDMRLKQSLLAGEEVPAAFVSFRTRHGAAIATNIQQGIDPTQWLTEAAPEPEDVHWPFFTASFVRRWISNVVVLVAFVALLILYIVPVVLVQGLANLHQLETWFPFLKGILNMKIVSQVITGYLPSLIFQLFLLIVPPIMLLLSSMQGFISHSQIEKSACIKLLIFTVWNSFFANVLSGSALYRVNVFLEPKTIPRVLAAAVPAQASFFVSYVVTSGWTGLSSEILRLVPLLWSFITKLFGKEDDKEFEVPSTPFCQEIPRILFFGLLGITYFFLSPLILPFLLVYYCLGYIIYRNQLLNVYAAKYETGGKFWPIVHSYTIFSLVLMHIIAVGLFGLKELPVASSLTIPLPVLTVLFSIYCQRRFLPNFKSYPTQCLVNKDKADEREQNMSEFYSELVVAYRDPALSASQDSRDISP, from the exons ATGTATTTTGGAAAATTCGTCTCttgctttttatttgatcCAGATCAGAAAACGTTGTGCAGATTGATTCTGGGTTTATCAGTTCCTTACCACCATA ATTCTTGGCAGGCTTCTCTTGGTCTAAGTGAATTTGGAGTTATGCTTCTGTCAGCACTTTTAACTTCAGTGGGAATCAATCTTGgcctctgttttctcttcttcactttgtATTCAATATTGAGAAAGCAGCCTAGTAATGTCACTGTATACGGTCCACGTCTTGTTAAAAAAGATGGCAAGTCTCAGCAGTCAAATGAGTTCAACCTCGAGAGGCTTTTGCCTACTGCTGGTTGGGTCAAAAGAGCATTGGAACCTACCAATGATGAAATCCTCTCCAATCTTGGCTTAGATGCTTTGGTCTTCATTCGTGTCTTTGTCTTCAG CATAAGAGTGTTTAGCTTTGCATCTGTGGTTGGGATCTTCATACTTCTTCCAGTGAATTATATGGGAACAGAGTTTGAAGAGTTTTTCGACCTCCCAAAGAAGTCTATGGATAACTTCAGTATCTCTAATGTTAACGATGGATCAAATAA GCTGTGGATCCACTTTTGCGCAATATACATCTTCACGGCGGTTGTTTGTTCTCTACTTTACTAT GAGCACAAGTACATTTTAACAAAGCGGATTGCTCATCTTTATTCATCCAAGCCTCAGCCACAAGAATTTACAGTTCTGGTCAGTGGCGTCCCTCTTGTATCCGGGAACAGTATTAGTGAGACAGTAGAAAACTTTTTCAGGGAATATCATTCTTCCTCGTATCTTTCTCATATAGTTGTTCATCGGACAGACAAGTTGAAAGTTCTCATG AATGATGCTGAGAAGCTGTACAAGAAGCTTACACGAGTAAAATCCGGAAGCATATCTCGCCAAAAGTCTAGGTGGGGTGGGTTTCTAGGGATGTTTGGGAATAATGTTGATGTGGTTGACCATTACCAAAAGAAGCTTGATAAGTTAGAAGATGACATGAGATTGAAACAGTCTTTATTAGCAGGAGAG GAAGTTCCAGCtgcttttgtttcctttagGACAAGACATGGTGCTGCAATAGCAACAAACATTCAGCAAGGAATAGATCCAACACAATGGCTAACTGAGGCAGCCCCGGAGCCCGAAGATGTTCATTGGCCATTTTTCACTGCATCGTTTGTGAGAAGATGGATCTCCAATGTAGTGGTGCTTGTGGCTTTCGTAGCTCTTTTGATCCTATACATTGTCCCCGTTGTATTGGTTCAAGGTCTTGCTAATCTTCACCAGTTGGAGACTTGGTTCCCTTTTCTAAAAGGAATATTAAATAT GAAAATCGTGAGTCAAGTGATTACGGGATATCTTCCGAGTCTCATTTTCCAGCTTTTCCTTCTTATAGTACCACCCATTATGCTTCTACTTTCCTCAATGCAAGGATTCATTTCTCATAGCCAGATTGAGAAATCTGCATGTATCAAGCTTCTAATCTTTACTGTATGGAACAGTTTCTTTGCAAATGTACTGTCCGGATCTGCCCTTTATCGTGTTAATGTGTTCCTTGAACCTAAGACTATTCCTCGTGTGCTTGCTGCAGCTGTGCCAGCACAG GCATCGTTCTTTGTATCTTATGTTGTGACCTCTGGATGGACTGGTTTATCATCAGAGATCCTCCGTTTGGTTCCTCTTCTTTGGAGTTTCATAACGAAACTTTTCGGCAAGGAAGATGACAAAGAATTTGAGGTTCCTTCAACTCCTTTCTGCCAAGAAATCCCAAGGATTCTATTTTTTGGACTCCTCGGTATAACTTACTTCTTCCTTTCGCCATTGATACTGCCTTTCTTGTTGGTCTACTATTGTCTTGGATATATCATCTACCGCAACCAG CTCCTAAACGTATATGCGGCCAAGTATGAAACTGGTGGAAAGTTTTGGCCAATAGTTCACAGCTATACTATCTTCTCTTTGGTACTAATGCACATTATTGCAGTCGGATTATTCGGGCTTAAAGAGCTTCCAGTGGCATCTTCTTTAACAATTCCCCTTCCGGTTCTCACGGTCCTTTTCAGCATTTACTGCCAAAGACGGTTTTTACCAAATTTCAAATCTTATCCTACCCAG TGTCTGGTAAACAAAGATAAAGCAGACGAGAGAGAGCAAAACATGTCTGAATTCTATTCGGAACTCGTTGTTGCTTACCGAGATCCTGCACTTTCGGCATCACAGGACTCGAGAGATATCTCACCTTGA
- the HYP1 gene encoding hypothetical protein 1 (hypothetical protein 1 (HYP1); LOCATED IN: endomembrane system, membrane; EXPRESSED IN: 24 plant structures; EXPRESSED DURING: 14 growth stages; CONTAINS InterPro DOMAIN/s: Protein of unknown function DUF221 (InterPro:IPR003864); BEST Arabidopsis thaliana protein match is: Early-responsive to dehydration stress protein (ERD4) (TAIR:AT1G69450.2); Has 1409 Blast hits to 1276 proteins in 193 species: Archae - 0; Bacteria - 2; Metazoa - 184; Fungi - 674; Plants - 429; Viruses - 0; Other Eukaryotes - 120 (source: NCBI BLink).), whose amino-acid sequence MLLSALLTSVGINLGLCFLFFTLYSILRKQPSNVTVYGPRLVKKDGKSQQSNEFNLERLLPTAGWVKRALEPTNDEILSNLGLDALVFIRVFVFSIRVFSFASVVGIFILLPVNYMGTEFEEFFDLPKKSMDNFSISNVNDGSNKLWIHFCAIYIFTAVVCSLLYYEHKYILTKRIAHLYSSKPQPQEFTVLVSGVPLVSGNSISETVENFFREYHSSSYLSHIVVHRTDKLKVLMNDAEKLYKKLTRVKSGSISRQKSRWGGFLGMFGNNVDVVDHYQKKLDKLEDDMRLKQSLLAGEEVPAAFVSFRTRHGAAIATNIQQGIDPTQWLTEAAPEPEDVHWPFFTASFVRRWISNVVVLVAFVALLILYIVPVVLVQGLANLHQLETWFPFLKGILNMKIVSQVITGYLPSLIFQLFLLIVPPIMLLLSSMQGFISHSQIEKSACIKLLIFTVWNSFFANVLSGSALYRVNVFLEPKTIPRVLAAAVPAQASFFVSYVVTSGWTGLSSEILRLVPLLWSFITKLFGKEDDKEFEVPSTPFCQEIPRILFFGLLGITYFFLSPLILPFLLVYYCLGYIIYRNQLLNVYAAKYETGGKFWPIVHSYTIFSLVLMHIIAVGLFGLKELPVASSLTIPLPVLTVLFSIYCQRRFLPNFKSYPTQCLVNKDKADEREQNMSEFYSELVVAYRDPALSASQDSRDISP is encoded by the exons ATGCTTCTGTCAGCACTTTTAACTTCAGTGGGAATCAATCTTGgcctctgttttctcttcttcactttgtATTCAATATTGAGAAAGCAGCCTAGTAATGTCACTGTATACGGTCCACGTCTTGTTAAAAAAGATGGCAAGTCTCAGCAGTCAAATGAGTTCAACCTCGAGAGGCTTTTGCCTACTGCTGGTTGGGTCAAAAGAGCATTGGAACCTACCAATGATGAAATCCTCTCCAATCTTGGCTTAGATGCTTTGGTCTTCATTCGTGTCTTTGTCTTCAG CATAAGAGTGTTTAGCTTTGCATCTGTGGTTGGGATCTTCATACTTCTTCCAGTGAATTATATGGGAACAGAGTTTGAAGAGTTTTTCGACCTCCCAAAGAAGTCTATGGATAACTTCAGTATCTCTAATGTTAACGATGGATCAAATAA GCTGTGGATCCACTTTTGCGCAATATACATCTTCACGGCGGTTGTTTGTTCTCTACTTTACTAT GAGCACAAGTACATTTTAACAAAGCGGATTGCTCATCTTTATTCATCCAAGCCTCAGCCACAAGAATTTACAGTTCTGGTCAGTGGCGTCCCTCTTGTATCCGGGAACAGTATTAGTGAGACAGTAGAAAACTTTTTCAGGGAATATCATTCTTCCTCGTATCTTTCTCATATAGTTGTTCATCGGACAGACAAGTTGAAAGTTCTCATG AATGATGCTGAGAAGCTGTACAAGAAGCTTACACGAGTAAAATCCGGAAGCATATCTCGCCAAAAGTCTAGGTGGGGTGGGTTTCTAGGGATGTTTGGGAATAATGTTGATGTGGTTGACCATTACCAAAAGAAGCTTGATAAGTTAGAAGATGACATGAGATTGAAACAGTCTTTATTAGCAGGAGAG GAAGTTCCAGCtgcttttgtttcctttagGACAAGACATGGTGCTGCAATAGCAACAAACATTCAGCAAGGAATAGATCCAACACAATGGCTAACTGAGGCAGCCCCGGAGCCCGAAGATGTTCATTGGCCATTTTTCACTGCATCGTTTGTGAGAAGATGGATCTCCAATGTAGTGGTGCTTGTGGCTTTCGTAGCTCTTTTGATCCTATACATTGTCCCCGTTGTATTGGTTCAAGGTCTTGCTAATCTTCACCAGTTGGAGACTTGGTTCCCTTTTCTAAAAGGAATATTAAATAT GAAAATCGTGAGTCAAGTGATTACGGGATATCTTCCGAGTCTCATTTTCCAGCTTTTCCTTCTTATAGTACCACCCATTATGCTTCTACTTTCCTCAATGCAAGGATTCATTTCTCATAGCCAGATTGAGAAATCTGCATGTATCAAGCTTCTAATCTTTACTGTATGGAACAGTTTCTTTGCAAATGTACTGTCCGGATCTGCCCTTTATCGTGTTAATGTGTTCCTTGAACCTAAGACTATTCCTCGTGTGCTTGCTGCAGCTGTGCCAGCACAG GCATCGTTCTTTGTATCTTATGTTGTGACCTCTGGATGGACTGGTTTATCATCAGAGATCCTCCGTTTGGTTCCTCTTCTTTGGAGTTTCATAACGAAACTTTTCGGCAAGGAAGATGACAAAGAATTTGAGGTTCCTTCAACTCCTTTCTGCCAAGAAATCCCAAGGATTCTATTTTTTGGACTCCTCGGTATAACTTACTTCTTCCTTTCGCCATTGATACTGCCTTTCTTGTTGGTCTACTATTGTCTTGGATATATCATCTACCGCAACCAG CTCCTAAACGTATATGCGGCCAAGTATGAAACTGGTGGAAAGTTTTGGCCAATAGTTCACAGCTATACTATCTTCTCTTTGGTACTAATGCACATTATTGCAGTCGGATTATTCGGGCTTAAAGAGCTTCCAGTGGCATCTTCTTTAACAATTCCCCTTCCGGTTCTCACGGTCCTTTTCAGCATTTACTGCCAAAGACGGTTTTTACCAAATTTCAAATCTTATCCTACCCAG TGTCTGGTAAACAAAGATAAAGCAGACGAGAGAGAGCAAAACATGTCTGAATTCTATTCGGAACTCGTTGTTGCTTACCGAGATCCTGCACTTTCGGCATCACAGGACTCGAGAGATATCTCACCTTGA